The nucleotide window TGTTGATGACGAGGATCCGTGGGTCCGTGCCGAGGCGGTCGTCTCACTCGATAGATTGGACCGCGGCGCCCACGCAGACCGAATCGAGGGCGCACTGGACGATGCGCATCATGCGGCACGTCGGAACGCCGCTATCTCGCTGTTCAAACACCGCGGTGAGGATGCACTCCCCGAACTTTTGGACCTCGCCGACGACCCGAGCGAGCGCGTCCGTGAGTGGGCGGCCCACCTCCTCGGGGGGATCGCAGACGACCGAGCGCACGAGACGCTCGAACGACTCGCCGAAGAAGACGAGCGGAGCGTCGTCCGCGAAACTGCGGTCCGAGCGCGTGACGTCGATGCCGGGAGCTTCCGTCGGCAGTTTAGCGGTGCGTTAGACGAGAGCGACCGAACGCTTCCGGGCGAAGATGACCTTAACCGAACACCTGACCTCTGAATATGACCGACGATACATCACCGAACGTCGATACCGAAGCGACCGCTGTCGAAACTGATTCCGATACGCTCGAAGATCGGGTCGAAGCCGCGTTACGGGCCGTCAGAGACCCGGACGCCGACGTGAACGTCTTCGAAGCTGGACTGGTCGAATCGATCACTATCGAGGACGATGCCGTGACTGTCGAGGCGGCCGTGACCGAGTTCGACGACGCGAACGCACAGGTCGTGATGCGAGCGATGTTACAGGCTCTCCGCGACGTGCCGGGAGTCGAGAGCGCGCACGTCGAACCGGTCGCGCCGTCGTCCGCTGATATGACTGCAGGCGTCCACGGATTCGACACGGTGATCGCCGTCGCAAGCGCGAAAGGCGGCGTCGGAAAATCGACTGTTGCGACGGGACTCGCCTGTGGGTTGGCGGCCGACCGGGAGACAGGCTTGTTCGACGCCGACATCCACGGTCCGAACGTTCCGACGCTCCTCGACATCGATGGCCCCATCCGCTCTGCTGACGATGGCAGTCCGCTTCCAGCCGTCGCCTCGGGGCAGAACGCAGATCTCGACGTGATGAGCGTTGGATTGATGGAGACGGGCGCACCGCTTGCGTGGCGTGGTGCAATGGCGCACGATGCGCTGACAGAACTGTACGAGGACACCGCATGGCACGCCGACGACACGCTCGTTTTAGATCTCCCGCCCGGGACCGGCGACGTGGTTCTCACGACGCTTCAAGAAGTGCCGGTCGATGGCGTCGTCGTCGTCACGACGCCTTTCCCGGCGAGTCTCAAAGACACCGCACGGAGTGTCGAGCTATTCCGAGACAATGGGGTCCCGGTTCTCGGTGTCGTCGTCAACATGGGTTCGTTCGACTGTCCCTCCTGTGGTGACAGTCACCCGTTGTTCCCGGAGGGTTCGCCGGGTGAGACGCTCTCGGCGCCTCTCTTGGCTGAACTTCCGTTCTCACCCGCGTTGCAGGAGACGCCTGAACCCGGTACCCCGCACGATTCGATGGCCGAACTGGCTGACGCCGTTGCGGACGCGGCGGAGACAGCGTGGGACGTTACGGTTCCGGACGAATCGCTGGACCTCCGTGGCGACACTCCCGAAAAGCGGAAAGAACGTGTCTCTGAGCGCTTCACGTCGCTCGAAAGCGGCGCGCAGTTCACGCTCGTCAGTGACCGCGACCCGACGCCCGTCCGTGAGTTCCTCGCCACCCTTAGTGACTGCCGCCCTGACGAACTCGCGGATCTCCAAGTCGAACGGCAAACACCGAATGACTGGGTTCTTTCGGTAACTGTCCCCTGAGGCGGTGACAACGGCAGTCGGGTGAGGGTGCTTACGGTGGACTCACCTCACCCGCTCGGCGGCGTCCAACGGCCCGCCGTCGAACGTACCGCTTATGCCGCAGAGCAAACACCAACAGTCGATGGGCTCTCTCCGTCTCATGCGGTACGCGACGCTCGCCGTGACTGCGGCCATCTGGTTTCTCGCCAAGTTCGTCCGATACGCGTTCCCGCCGCTGTTCGAGGCGTTTCAGGCGAGCTACGGTCTCTCGGTTGCGACGGTCGGTCTCGTCTACACCGGTCTCATGACTGTCTACGCGCTATTGCAGTTTCCATCGGGAATGATCTCGGATCGATTCGGGTCCGTTCAGGTCATCACTGCCGGTTCTATCGTGGCCGCTCTCGGTTCGTTGACCCTCGTCTTCGACGCACCAGCACCGCTGTTCGTCGTCGCGGCGGTTCTCGTCGGCGCGGGGACCGGCGCGCACAAAACTGTCTCTATTCGCGTCCTCTCTCGCGTTTACCCGAGTCGAACCGGTCGGGTGCTCGGGATTTTCGATACTATCGGCTCCTACGGCGGCGTCGGTGCATCAGCGGTCGTCACGCTGTTTCTCGTCGTTCCGCCGATTGCCCGCCCACTGATTTCACGCTTGCCGGGAGAACCGTGGCGCGGCGTGTTCCTCCTCGCCGGTCTCTTCGGCATCCTCCTCGCGGCGGCGTTCGCGTGGCTCGTCCCCAGCCAACTGGCGGCGACTGATGATCCGAATGCTACTCAGGACGACGACGGCAGAGATCCAACCGTATTCGACTATCTCAGACAGTTCTCCGATCTGCGATTCTCCGCGTTCATTCTCGTTACAATCTTCTTCTCGTTCGCTTACAACGGCGCCGTGGCGTTTTTACCCCTGTATCTGTCTGAAACGGCGGATTTCACCACGACAACGGCGAATATCCTCTACTCTGTGCTGTTCGCGTTGAGCATCGTACAAATCGTCACCGGCGACATTAGCGACCGGACTGGTCGCCTGCCGATTCTCGTTGTCACGCTCGTTGTGGCAGCGGCGGCCCTCGTCGCGCTCGTCGTTTTCGCGTCCGCGGGACCGCTAGTACTCGGTTCCGCGGTCGTTGCCCTCGCCGTCGGCAGTCACGGCTTTCGCCCGGTCCGCGGCGTTTACCTCGTCGAAATCCTGCCGGAATGGATCGCAGCGGGCGGACTCGGCGTTGTTCGGACGCTTCTGATGGGTGCCGGAGCAGTATCGCCCGCTATCATCGGCTACGTTGCGGACGTGTTCAACTTCCGCATCGCGTTTGTCGTTCTCGCCGCATCGATGGCCGGTGCCGCCGCACTCGCTGCCGGACTGTTACTCTCTGAGCGAGATACAAGCACGTCTGTGCGCGGGGTGTGATCGCTTCACCGGTATCTCGAACTGTTTGTACTCAGAACTAGACATTCTCTGATATATACGCATAATCTGACTATTAGCTGTTCTTAGATAGATTGGAATACCCACAATATCTATCTATCGAAGCCGAATGTGGGACCATCAGCTTCGGCGATTCGGGTAGTTACGACATTTCTGGCACGGTAATCCGCTCGCCTCTCCCGTTGCTCTCTCGAATGCAGTCGATGAGATGCATATTCTGCGCTGCCCGTGAGAGGTCTGTTTTCGGCTGTTTGTGCTCTGCAACGCAGTCTACGAAATGCTCAATCTCCAGTCGATAGTGATCGGTCGGTTCGAACGACTCGGTGAACGACTGGCCATCGACTTCCCCGGTGATTTCCATCTCGGCATCTGTCGGGGTATCGAACGCGTCGTGTACCTCCAGCCATCCGTTTCGTGCTTCGACGCGGTAGAATTGTGAGAGAGTGGATTCGAATCCCGAAGAGACGTTCGCGGTCGCTCCCGAGGGGTACTCGAAGAGTGCGTTCATAACGGTGTCCGTCCCGCTGTCTCGGGGGTCAAGTAACGACCCGTACACCGTCTCCGGAGTGCCGAGTACACTCCGAGTTAGGTCAACAGGATAGTATCCAACGTCCATCATACTGCCCCCATCCAGTTCGTCCTGTAATCGGATATCGTCTGGGCGGTCCTGTAGCAAGAAGGCAAATCGGGCAGTTACAGAGCGGATTTCGGAGAACTGGTTCCGGATAATCTCGTGTACGCGTCTCGTCCGGGGATGGTAGGCGTACATCAGCGCTTCCATCACGACGGAATCGCTCGCTTCGACGGTCGCGCGGAGTTTGCGGGCTTCGTCCGCATCGACGGTACTCGGCTTTTCACACAGCACGTGAAGGTCGTTTTCTATCGCTCGTTTCGTCCACGTGGCGTGTAGACTGTTCGGTAGCGGATTGTATATCGCATCGATGTCTTCACGCGCCACCAGTGCTTCGTACGAGTCGCACACTTCCGGAATGCCGAACTCGTCTGCGACGGTCTGTGCTCGGGACGAATTTCGAGACGCGATTGCACTGACTTCGTGGTCGGTCTGTTTGATCGCTGGAAGGAAATGTTTCGTTCCGATGTTCGCAGTGCTGAGGATTCCGAATCGCATATACTGGGACAAACGTGTCGCGAACTTAGGCGTATTGATTCACTGTCCTTCAGGGTCGATCACGTCCCGGAGGGCATCACCGAGTAGATTGAACCCCATGATTGTCAGGCCGAGTGCGAGTCCCGGCCACAGCATGAACCAGATCGAATCGTGGAGGTGGCTGCGCGAGGAGGAGATCATATATCCCCAGTCCGGGAACGGTGGCTGGGTGCCGAGTCCAAGGAAGGACAGCGAGGTGCCGATGAGGATCCCGAAGCCGATTCGGATGGACGCCTCGACCAGTATTGCGGAACTGACGTTCGGCAGTATCTCCCGAAAGGCGATTCTGAAGAGCGATTCTCCGCGGGCTTCGGCTGCGGTGATGTACTCTTCGTTTATCACTGATAACGTGCTACTGCGGGTGATCCGTGCGATACCCGGCGTGAAGACGACCCCGATTGCGAGAATCGTATTCACTAGTCCGGAGCCTAAACCCGTTACGACGAGCAGTGCGAGGAGCAACGACGGGAAACTGAACAAAGTGTCCATGAGTCGCATGACGACTTCGTCGAACCGCCCGCCGAGGTACCCCGAGAAAATCCCTAGCGGGACGCCGAACAGTAGCCCCAGCGCGGTCGATGAGAGTCCGATAATGATGCTGGACCGTCCGCCGTAAAGCACGCGAGAGAGGAGATCTCGGCCGTAGTCGTCCGTCCCAAGTAGGTACTCCCCACCGGGTGCGGCGAACTTATCGATGATATGCGTGGCCGTCGGGTCGTACGGTGCGAGAACTGGGGCCGCAAAGCTGAACACGAGAATCGGAGCGAGAATCACGACACTCAAAAGTCCTTTCTTCGTCGAGAGGAGCGCGCTGGCGGTGGTCAGAACTCTGTTCGAAAGTGGCGTCGAAACCGTGATTGCCCGTGCGTTGTGGTCGTCAGTTGCCATGGTTAGTTCTCTCCGTATTCGATCCGCGGATCGAGGTACGTGTACATGATGTCCGCTGCAAGGTTCGTAACGGTGTAGACGATTGCGATGAGCATAACCGACGCTTGTAAGACCGGGAGATTTCGCGTTTGAATCGATCTGACGAGGAGTCGCCCGAGTCCGGGGAAGGTGAAGACTTCCTCGACGATCACGATGCTCCCGAGAAGATAGCCGATGTTCAGTGCGAGCAGCGTAATCGTCGGTAACAGCCCGTTCCTGAGCGTATGCTTCGTGAGTACCTTGAGTTCGCTCAGCCCTTTGAGCCTCGCTGATCGAACGTAGTCCTCACGGAGCACTTCCACAATCTCCGAGCGGGTCAACCGCATAACGTGTGCGGTGAGGATGATCGAGAGCGTGACGCTCGGGAGGATCATGTGCTTTGCCCACGTCACGATTCCTGCACTCAGTGGTTCATACCCGCCGAATGGGAGGATCTGGAACACCGGCCCCGCGAAGAGCGTGATGAACAGCGTTCCGATCACGAACTCGGGAAGGCTCACGCCGACGTATCCACCGACGCTGGCGAGGAGGTCCCAGATTGAGTCTTGTTTCACCGCCGCCAGAACGCCGAGCGGAATCGCAGTCACCGTAACGAGAGTGAGGGTCACGATGGCGAGCTGGGCGGACCGAACCAGTCGGGGGAAGATGATCGCCGTTACCGGTTGCTGGTTTGCGAAACTGGTTCCCCAATTTCCGGTGACGAATCCGCCCAACCAATCAAGATACTGGACGTACCACGGCCGGTTGAGTCCCAGTTGTTGTTCTATCGCGGCGATGCTTTCGCTTGTTGCCTGTTTTCCGAGAATCATGACCGCTGCGTTTCCCGGCAACAACTGCGTGACGCCGAACACGATGAGGGAAATCAGGATGAGTGTCACCCCGATGTACCCGAATCTCTTGGCTAGATATACGGTAAAGGCTGCCATGCTTCGTTCCAACGTCTCACGCTAGGGTGTAATATAGCTTATGGGGCGTCCAACTGTTTTCAATCGTGGAACAGTTGGATGCCGTCTCGTCTCCTGGTGATCTCGTTCCGCTCTGGAAAAATTGTATGATATAAAACAAATAAGCAGGTAAACATAATGGGTTACATATAAGTATTGGTCCGTACACTGAATACATCGATGGCAGTTGTTAGACAGAGTCTCCCAGACCAGTCTCTCGAACCAGTGCTCTCAGTGGATAATCTTAGCGTCGAGTATCTGACCGAGGACGTATCAGTCAAAGCGGTACGCGACGTTTCTCTCCATATTAACGCCGGTGAGACGTTGGGTATTGCTGGGGAGAGCGGCAGCGGCAAAAGTACGTTGGCACTGTCGATTCTCCGCTATCTGGGCGAGAACGGACGGATAACGAGCGGGAACATCGAGTATCACGGTGCATCGATTCTCGATCTTTCCTCGAAGGAACTTCGGGCGCTCCGCGGGAACGAAATCGCTCATGTTCCCCAAGACCCGAATACGTCGTTGAATCCCAGTATGCGGGTCGGCGACCAAATCGCGGAAGTACTCCGGACGCACCGGGATATCTCTCGCGCGGAGGCGATGGAACAGACCTACGACGTACTCCGTGAGGTGAACATTCCCGATCCGGAGCGGAACGCAAAGCAGTATCCGCACGAACTCTCCGGCGGACAGCAACAGCGCGTCCTGTTGGCGATTGCACTCGCATGCCAGCCACAACTGCTTATTTTGGACGAACCGACGACAGGTCTCGACGTGACGACGCAAGCAAAAATTCTGGACCTCATCAACGAGTTGATCGAGGAACGGAATACGAGCGTCTTGCTCATCACGCACAACCTCGGGGTAATCTCACGGATTGCGGACCGAGTCGGGATCATGTATGCGGGAGAGATTCTGGAGTACGGTTCGACGGAGAAGATATTCGAATCACCGGCGAATCCGTACACGCAGGGACTTCTGGCGTCGCTACCGCAAGGGGACAATCAACGACTGAAGCCGATTCCCGGACAGATTGGTGATCTGACGGCGGTCAGTGATGGTTGCACGTTCGCAAACCGGTGTGAGTTCGCCGAACCTGCCTGTCGGAGCGGATCAATCCAGATGGAAGCAGTCCGTGGTGAGTCGGACCACCTCACGCAGTGCCGGCGCTGGGAGCATGCTCTCACGAACCCAATCCAAGCCGATACGCAGGAACGACACACCTCGCCGAACGCGAACGAAGAGCCACTTATCGAGGTTCGGAACGTCCGAAAACACTTCGACGAGCCGTCGATGGTTGATCGGTTCCTCGGTGGCGAACCGCCGGTCAAAGCCGTCGATGGTGTGAGTTTCGACATTCACGACTCGGAAACGCTAGCGGTCGTTGGTGAGTCCGGGTGCGGGAAGAGTACGCTCGGGTCAGTTCTCCTCGATCTACAGTCCCGTACTGACGGCTCTGTGTCTTATAAGGGGACAGACGTAGGCGAGATGAATAGCCAAGCAATGAAAGAATTCCGCTCAGAGTGTCAGATCGTCTTCCAGAACCCGCATTCGAGCCTCAATCCGAAGCACACTGTCGGTGAGGCGATCAAGCGCCCGCTTGAGATGTTTACCGATCTGTCTGATGCGGCACAGCGCGAGCGTGTGGCCGAACTTCTAACGCAGGTCGGGCTACAACCGGACTACGCGAAACGGTACCCTCGGGACCTTTCGGGGGGTGAAAAACAGCGTGTCGCCATCGCCCGCGCCTTCTCGGTCAATCCGTCCTTCGTCGTACTCGACGAACCCGTCTCGGCGCTCGACGTGAGCGTGCAAGCGAGCATCCTGAATCTGCTCACGGAACTCCGGGAAGCGTACGGAACGTCCTATCTTCTCATCAGCCACGACCTGAGCGTCGTGAGATATATCAGCGACCGGGTGGCCGTGATGTATCTCGGAAACATCGCGGAAATCGGGACGACCGAGGAGATATTCGAACCGCCGTACCATCCGTACACGCGAGCGCTTCTGTCGAGCATTCCGTCAACGGACCCGACCGTCGAGACAGACCGGATTTATTTGGACGGCGATGTCCCCAGCGCGCGTGACCCACCATCCGGATGTCCGTTCCATACTCGGTGTCCACAGAAAATCGGCGATGTCTGTGAACGCGACGTGCCGTCGCTTGAAGCAACCGAATCAGCACAGCGAACCCACCAGATTGCCTGTCACCTAGAACAAGACGAGATGGTGCCGGACGAGACGGTGTCGTGGATGGAGTAGCCCCGCTTCGACAACTCACTTCGTACGCGAATCTCCTGTGCGGCTCATATTCACTTCTCAGGTGTCTCTCTCACTCGGGTTCTGTTCATGTCCGAGCGCAGACCGTATCTAGACTTGAAACTGGTCTGGACGCTTCCGCTCGAAGAATGCCGGAAAAGCGGTGGCACCGATAGCTATCGCTCCGCGGAGGCAACTCGGCGGTGCGTCTCACTTCGTGGGTGCGTCTGGACCTAGTGCATATTCATCGGGGAAGAACAGGTACGCGAGCGGATTGAGACTGTATTTTTTCACGTATTTCTTCGAGGCGCCGATCGTATCCGTGTAGAAGGGAATCGCGTACGGTCCTTCGTCACGGACGATCTGCTGGGCTTTCTTCATGAGCTTTTGCTTCCGGTCGGGGTCGGTTTCAGCGATGGCGTTGTCGACTGCCGTGTCGAACTCTTCGTTCGACCAGTGTGATTCGTCGTTCCACGCTCCTTCCGAGTGCAGGAGGAGCTTCATGAAGTTAGCACCGCTGATTCGCATCCCGTATGCACCGACGTAGAACGGCGATTTCGTCCACACGTCGGCGCTGAAGTTGTCGTAGCTCATCACTTGGATGTCGAATTCGATTCCGATCTGTTGGAGCTGCTCTTGCATCATGACGGCGGTTCCCTCCATGTGTGGGATGCTGGCCGTCTCCAGCGTGAGGCCGAACTCTTCGGTCAGGTTTATCCCGTCGGGATAGCCTGCGTCAGCGAGGAGCTGTTTCGCTTTTTCGAGGTCCTGTTCTCGAGCACCGACATCAGCGTAATACTCGTAGGCAGGTGAGAGCAACGAATCCTGTCCCACCGTCCCAAGTCCGTCTTGAACGCCCTCGATAATCGCTTCGCGGTCGATGGCGTGCATCACGGCTTGCCTGACTCGCTTGTCGGACCACGGCTCGGTGTTCACGTCCATGACGAAGTTAGCGATTTCACCGCCGGGAGTGCGGTGCGTATTCGCGTCTGAGAGCCCTTGTAACGTTCCCCACTGTCCGTAACCGGGTTGCCAGATAATATCGACATCTCCCGTTCGGAGGGCGTTCACTTGATTGCTCTTTTCTGGAATCGTTATCTGCGTGATTTTGTCGATGTAGGGGAGCGGTTCGCCGTCGTCGCCCGTCCGGTAGTAGTCATCGTACCGAACGCCGGTCAGTTTGTCGCCGGGGGAGAACGATTCGAGCGTGAATGCTCCCGACCCGTGTTCTTCGGAACCGAGCGCTTGCCGACGCTTTGGGTCCGTCACAATCTCTTCGGGGACAATCGAACCCCACCCTTTCGCAACTAACTTGTGAAAGTCCGAGTTCGCGTTTTCGAGCGTGAACCGAACCGTCTTTTCGTCAACGGCTTCGACACGCTCGATAGCGCCCATCGTTCCCTTCCCCGGACTCCCAACGTCGTCGTCGTATACCGTCTCGAAGGTCGCTTTCACGTCTGACGCGGTCACAGTGCCGCCATCGTGGAACGTTGCCTCGCGAAGCGTGAACGTCCACTCGTCGGAGGCGTCGTTTGACGACCAATCCTCCGCTAAGTCCCCGTACACTTCCAGATTGGGGTCGAGCCGGGTGAGCGTCGAATAGAACAGTTTCACTCCCCACCGCTGCGGGAACTGGGAATCCATCATCACGGGGTTAATCGTCGTCGTCTCCGGCGTGATGGCCACGCGGAGATGACCGCCCCGTAAGTCATCGCCGCTTAGATCGGACTCATGGGTTCCATCTCCGCCTTCGCTGGCACTACTGGATGCCGTCGAACTTCCCCCGTCGCCAGCACAGCCCGCTAATCCAGTTACTGTGCCCGTCCCGAGCATACTCAGATACCACCGTCGGGAAAGTTTACTATTGGAACTAGTTGCGTCGTCCTGTGACATTGCGAATCACACTCTATCGTAATAGTATTTATGCATTTTGATTGTGTACCTTATATGTTCGGTTCACGCGTCCATATGGTCCTTTCTTTGTCGATTTGTCGGTGGTGAATGCGGAATATATGAGCGTGCAATCC belongs to Halogeometricum borinquense DSM 11551 and includes:
- a CDS encoding HEAT repeat domain-containing protein codes for the protein MRDEDEATDGPPDPQLHPENSPGFDADTSGLADIEVDRDVTIGDASLAELAASDTEPVESDAVADLLSSLSGDDVVERRRAALALSERERTDPIVQGLAHAATTDADADVRQFAVESLAKLGGPVAAETASVLVDDEDPWVRAEAVVSLDRLDRGAHADRIEGALDDAHHAARRNAAISLFKHRGEDALPELLDLADDPSERVREWAAHLLGGIADDRAHETLERLAEEDERSVVRETAVRARDVDAGSFRRQFSGALDESDRTLPGEDDLNRTPDL
- a CDS encoding P-loop NTPase, whose translation is MTDDTSPNVDTEATAVETDSDTLEDRVEAALRAVRDPDADVNVFEAGLVESITIEDDAVTVEAAVTEFDDANAQVVMRAMLQALRDVPGVESAHVEPVAPSSADMTAGVHGFDTVIAVASAKGGVGKSTVATGLACGLAADRETGLFDADIHGPNVPTLLDIDGPIRSADDGSPLPAVASGQNADLDVMSVGLMETGAPLAWRGAMAHDALTELYEDTAWHADDTLVLDLPPGTGDVVLTTLQEVPVDGVVVVTTPFPASLKDTARSVELFRDNGVPVLGVVVNMGSFDCPSCGDSHPLFPEGSPGETLSAPLLAELPFSPALQETPEPGTPHDSMAELADAVADAAETAWDVTVPDESLDLRGDTPEKRKERVSERFTSLESGAQFTLVSDRDPTPVREFLATLSDCRPDELADLQVERQTPNDWVLSVTVP
- a CDS encoding MFS transporter, with amino-acid sequence MGSLRLMRYATLAVTAAIWFLAKFVRYAFPPLFEAFQASYGLSVATVGLVYTGLMTVYALLQFPSGMISDRFGSVQVITAGSIVAALGSLTLVFDAPAPLFVVAAVLVGAGTGAHKTVSIRVLSRVYPSRTGRVLGIFDTIGSYGGVGASAVVTLFLVVPPIARPLISRLPGEPWRGVFLLAGLFGILLAAAFAWLVPSQLAATDDPNATQDDDGRDPTVFDYLRQFSDLRFSAFILVTIFFSFAYNGAVAFLPLYLSETADFTTTTANILYSVLFALSIVQIVTGDISDRTGRLPILVVTLVVAAAALVALVVFASAGPLVLGSAVVALAVGSHGFRPVRGVYLVEILPEWIAAGGLGVVRTLLMGAGAVSPAIIGYVADVFNFRIAFVVLAASMAGAAALAAGLLLSERDTSTSVRGV
- a CDS encoding Gfo/Idh/MocA family protein, with protein sequence MRFGILSTANIGTKHFLPAIKQTDHEVSAIASRNSSRAQTVADEFGIPEVCDSYEALVAREDIDAIYNPLPNSLHATWTKRAIENDLHVLCEKPSTVDADEARKLRATVEASDSVVMEALMYAYHPRTRRVHEIIRNQFSEIRSVTARFAFLLQDRPDDIRLQDELDGGSMMDVGYYPVDLTRSVLGTPETVYGSLLDPRDSGTDTVMNALFEYPSGATANVSSGFESTLSQFYRVEARNGWLEVHDAFDTPTDAEMEITGEVDGQSFTESFEPTDHYRLEIEHFVDCVAEHKQPKTDLSRAAQNMHLIDCIRESNGRGERITVPEMS
- a CDS encoding ABC transporter permease, with translation MATDDHNARAITVSTPLSNRVLTTASALLSTKKGLLSVVILAPILVFSFAAPVLAPYDPTATHIIDKFAAPGGEYLLGTDDYGRDLLSRVLYGGRSSIIIGLSSTALGLLFGVPLGIFSGYLGGRFDEVVMRLMDTLFSFPSLLLALLVVTGLGSGLVNTILAIGVVFTPGIARITRSSTLSVINEEYITAAEARGESLFRIAFREILPNVSSAILVEASIRIGFGILIGTSLSFLGLGTQPPFPDWGYMISSSRSHLHDSIWFMLWPGLALGLTIMGFNLLGDALRDVIDPEGQ
- a CDS encoding ABC transporter permease — encoded protein: MAAFTVYLAKRFGYIGVTLILISLIVFGVTQLLPGNAAVMILGKQATSESIAAIEQQLGLNRPWYVQYLDWLGGFVTGNWGTSFANQQPVTAIIFPRLVRSAQLAIVTLTLVTVTAIPLGVLAAVKQDSIWDLLASVGGYVGVSLPEFVIGTLFITLFAGPVFQILPFGGYEPLSAGIVTWAKHMILPSVTLSIILTAHVMRLTRSEIVEVLREDYVRSARLKGLSELKVLTKHTLRNGLLPTITLLALNIGYLLGSIVIVEEVFTFPGLGRLLVRSIQTRNLPVLQASVMLIAIVYTVTNLAADIMYTYLDPRIEYGEN
- a CDS encoding dipeptide ABC transporter ATP-binding protein — protein: MAVVRQSLPDQSLEPVLSVDNLSVEYLTEDVSVKAVRDVSLHINAGETLGIAGESGSGKSTLALSILRYLGENGRITSGNIEYHGASILDLSSKELRALRGNEIAHVPQDPNTSLNPSMRVGDQIAEVLRTHRDISRAEAMEQTYDVLREVNIPDPERNAKQYPHELSGGQQQRVLLAIALACQPQLLILDEPTTGLDVTTQAKILDLINELIEERNTSVLLITHNLGVISRIADRVGIMYAGEILEYGSTEKIFESPANPYTQGLLASLPQGDNQRLKPIPGQIGDLTAVSDGCTFANRCEFAEPACRSGSIQMEAVRGESDHLTQCRRWEHALTNPIQADTQERHTSPNANEEPLIEVRNVRKHFDEPSMVDRFLGGEPPVKAVDGVSFDIHDSETLAVVGESGCGKSTLGSVLLDLQSRTDGSVSYKGTDVGEMNSQAMKEFRSECQIVFQNPHSSLNPKHTVGEAIKRPLEMFTDLSDAAQRERVAELLTQVGLQPDYAKRYPRDLSGGEKQRVAIARAFSVNPSFVVLDEPVSALDVSVQASILNLLTELREAYGTSYLLISHDLSVVRYISDRVAVMYLGNIAEIGTTEEIFEPPYHPYTRALLSSIPSTDPTVETDRIYLDGDVPSARDPPSGCPFHTRCPQKIGDVCERDVPSLEATESAQRTHQIACHLEQDEMVPDETVSWME
- a CDS encoding ABC transporter substrate-binding protein; the encoded protein is MLGTGTVTGLAGCAGDGGSSTASSSASEGGDGTHESDLSGDDLRGGHLRVAITPETTTINPVMMDSQFPQRWGVKLFYSTLTRLDPNLEVYGDLAEDWSSNDASDEWTFTLREATFHDGGTVTASDVKATFETVYDDDVGSPGKGTMGAIERVEAVDEKTVRFTLENANSDFHKLVAKGWGSIVPEEIVTDPKRRQALGSEEHGSGAFTLESFSPGDKLTGVRYDDYYRTGDDGEPLPYIDKITQITIPEKSNQVNALRTGDVDIIWQPGYGQWGTLQGLSDANTHRTPGGEIANFVMDVNTEPWSDKRVRQAVMHAIDREAIIEGVQDGLGTVGQDSLLSPAYEYYADVGAREQDLEKAKQLLADAGYPDGINLTEEFGLTLETASIPHMEGTAVMMQEQLQQIGIEFDIQVMSYDNFSADVWTKSPFYVGAYGMRISGANFMKLLLHSEGAWNDESHWSNEEFDTAVDNAIAETDPDRKQKLMKKAQQIVRDEGPYAIPFYTDTIGASKKYVKKYSLNPLAYLFFPDEYALGPDAPTK